A single region of the Thermococcus paralvinellae genome encodes:
- a CDS encoding IGHMBP2 family helicase, whose protein sequence is MNLIRYINHLKELVELEREAEIEAMREEMRKLTGYEREKVGRAVLGLNGKIIGEEFGYKLVKYGRKQEIKTEISVGDLVVISKGNPLASDLIGTVTEKGKRFLVVALETVPSWALRNVRIDLYANDITFKRQIENLDKLSESGKRALRFILGLEKPKESIDIEFKPFDEQLNESQKKAVGLALGSEDFFLIHGPFGTGKTRTVAEVILQEVKRGKKVLATAESNVAVDNLVERLWGKVKLVRLGHPSRVSKHLKESTLAYQVEIHEKYKRVREFRNKAERLAMLRDQYTKPTPQWRRGLTDRQILRLAEKGIGARGIPARVIKSMAQWITFNEKVQRLYNEAKKIEEEIVKEIIRQADVVLSTNSSAALEFIKDIKFDVAVIDEASQATIPSVLIPIAKANKFILAGDHKQLPPTILSEEAKELSETLFEKLIELYPSKAKMLEIQYRMNERLMEFPSKEFYNGKIKAYDGVKNITLLDLGVRVFSFGEPWDSILNLKEPLVFVDTSKHPEKWERQRKGSLSRENLLEAELVKEIVQKLLRMGIKPESIGVITPYDDQRDLISLLLENDEIEVKTVDGYQGREKEVIILSFVRSNKKGELGFLTDLRRLNVSLTRAKRKLIAIGDSETLSAHPTYKRFVEFVKEKGIFVQLNQYVSQTS, encoded by the coding sequence ATGAACTTAATTCGGTACATCAATCATCTCAAGGAGCTCGTTGAGCTTGAGCGAGAGGCAGAGATAGAAGCTATGCGGGAAGAAATGAGAAAGTTAACTGGCTATGAGAGAGAAAAAGTGGGAAGAGCTGTTTTGGGTTTAAACGGAAAGATTATCGGTGAAGAGTTTGGATATAAACTTGTTAAATACGGCAGAAAGCAGGAAATAAAGACTGAAATCAGCGTTGGGGATTTGGTCGTGATAAGCAAAGGTAATCCCCTAGCGAGTGATTTAATTGGAACTGTAACTGAAAAGGGAAAGCGCTTTCTTGTTGTTGCTCTTGAAACAGTTCCTTCTTGGGCCTTAAGAAACGTTAGAATTGATCTTTATGCCAACGATATAACATTTAAGAGGCAGATAGAAAACCTTGATAAGCTTAGCGAAAGTGGAAAGAGAGCATTAAGGTTTATCCTTGGATTAGAAAAGCCCAAAGAGAGTATTGATATTGAATTTAAACCATTTGATGAACAGTTAAATGAGAGCCAAAAGAAGGCTGTAGGCTTGGCCTTAGGAAGTGAGGATTTCTTCCTAATTCATGGTCCCTTCGGCACTGGAAAAACCCGAACAGTTGCTGAAGTTATTCTCCAAGAAGTAAAGAGGGGAAAAAAGGTTTTGGCGACTGCAGAGAGCAACGTAGCTGTTGATAACCTAGTCGAGCGCTTATGGGGGAAAGTTAAGCTAGTCCGCTTAGGACATCCTTCTAGAGTATCAAAGCACCTAAAGGAGTCAACATTAGCTTATCAGGTTGAAATCCACGAAAAGTATAAAAGAGTGAGAGAGTTCAGGAATAAGGCTGAAAGGTTAGCAATGCTTAGAGATCAATATACAAAACCAACGCCTCAATGGCGGAGAGGTCTCACGGATAGGCAAATCCTAAGGCTTGCAGAGAAAGGAATTGGAGCAAGAGGGATTCCAGCAAGAGTCATAAAATCAATGGCCCAATGGATAACATTCAATGAAAAAGTTCAAAGGTTGTATAATGAAGCCAAAAAGATTGAGGAGGAAATAGTAAAAGAGATAATAAGACAAGCTGACGTTGTTTTGAGCACAAACTCTTCAGCAGCTCTTGAATTTATAAAAGATATTAAATTTGATGTTGCTGTTATAGATGAGGCTTCACAGGCAACAATTCCAAGTGTTTTAATTCCTATAGCGAAAGCCAATAAATTCATCTTAGCCGGCGACCATAAGCAACTTCCCCCCACAATTTTGAGTGAGGAAGCAAAAGAACTCAGTGAGACTCTCTTTGAAAAGCTAATTGAACTTTACCCCTCAAAAGCAAAGATGCTCGAAATCCAGTACAGAATGAATGAAAGGCTTATGGAGTTCCCAAGCAAGGAGTTCTACAATGGAAAAATTAAGGCCTACGATGGCGTTAAAAACATAACTTTGCTCGATTTGGGTGTTAGAGTTTTCTCTTTTGGAGAACCCTGGGATTCTATCTTAAATCTAAAAGAGCCGTTAGTTTTTGTTGATACATCAAAACATCCAGAAAAATGGGAAAGGCAAAGAAAAGGATCACTTTCAAGGGAGAATCTGTTGGAAGCAGAGCTCGTTAAGGAGATCGTACAGAAATTGTTAAGAATGGGCATTAAGCCAGAGTCGATTGGAGTTATAACTCCTTATGATGACCAGAGAGATTTGATAAGCTTGCTCCTAGAAAACGATGAAATTGAAGTAAAAACTGTTGATGGATATCAAGGAAGAGAAAAAGAAGTTATCATTCTTTCGTTTGTTCGCTCTAATAAAAAAGGCGAGCTCGGATTTTTAACTGATTTGAGAAGGCTAAACGTCTCCTTAACAAGGGCAAAGCGCAAATTAATAGCCATTGGGGATAGCGAAACTTTAAGTGCACATCCAACTTACAAGAGATTTGTGGAGTTTGTTAAGGAGAAGGGCATCTTTGTGCAGCTCAATCAATACGTTTCCCAAACCTCTTAA
- a CDS encoding DUF257 family protein, with the protein MCKFNLDELWGLLKLGETVIIEDLSDSMSYRELYSLIRWAKSRGYPVVIDDILGTLYIYKVNIELADLDSSLLNNVLVIKEGGRLEVGNIVGHITMKESAIQWREYEQIARPLFESSQKPIINIVLGIEKLFMLADSKREIITNINNLLSWIGNKKRIAFYFVNIDLINTTEFGVLPLLEELASTIIKIKKIGNETRAVITKSANEKLNNLEIRL; encoded by the coding sequence ATGTGTAAATTTAATTTAGATGAGTTATGGGGCTTGCTAAAACTTGGAGAAACTGTAATTATAGAAGATTTATCTGACTCTATGTCGTATAGGGAGCTGTATAGTCTAATAAGATGGGCAAAAAGTAGAGGCTACCCAGTTGTCATTGATGACATCTTAGGTACTCTGTATATATATAAGGTAAACATAGAGCTAGCAGATCTTGATTCAAGCTTGCTTAATAATGTGTTGGTTATAAAAGAAGGAGGCAGGCTAGAAGTCGGAAACATTGTTGGACATATAACTATGAAAGAATCTGCTATACAGTGGAGAGAATATGAACAAATAGCAAGACCTCTCTTTGAAAGCTCTCAAAAACCAATTATTAACATTGTTTTGGGTATAGAGAAGCTATTCATGCTGGCTGACAGCAAGAGGGAGATAATCACAAACATTAACAATCTCTTATCGTGGATAGGAAATAAAAAGAGAATAGCGTTTTATTTTGTAAACATAGATCTCATAAATACAACTGAATTTGGAGTACTTCCTCTTCTTGAAGAGCTGGCAAGTACTATAATTAAGATTAAGAAAATCGGGAATGAAACAAGAGCAGTAATAACAAAATCTGCAAATGAAAAACTAAATAATCTCGAGATAAGACTATGA